From one Brachypodium distachyon strain Bd21 chromosome 4, Brachypodium_distachyon_v3.0, whole genome shotgun sequence genomic stretch:
- the LOC100831874 gene encoding HIPL1 protein isoform X2 translates to MSGTLNRKQFVNKCNLFSADLFDIGYINRTVPLLCSSFSARGSSQTEHPTHNNMDYCGQVWKHCKSTAMLNSPFQSFAPRKVGLTGSSSMLTDFWQSEEDFCVSLSGTPNNRLVCFNGHGVSFNNRRNASPSPTGMCLEKIGNGSYLNMVGHPDGSSKAFFSRQDGKIWLATVPEQGTTDSLQLDETIPFLDLATKGHLSSDLGLVAVAFHPEFVINGRFFVSYICDGTLSSNCSGRCSCDLEVGCDPSKIGSDNGVEPCRYQLVISEYSAKGSSSSFSEATFADPSEVRRVFSMGLPYVSNHAGQLLFGPNDGCLYFFTGNGGIRGDPFNFSQNGKSLLGKVLRLDVDELPEMNEVANQSLWGNYTIPKDNPHTGDSNLQPEIWAWGLENPWRCSFDSVRPFHLYCADDGQEQYKVVDLISKGGNYGWSAAHEDQDIHYPPWASQGTKPTNGIFFPIMGYTVPSTTKYAAIVGGYVYRGSADSCLYGRYLFSDMYSCAMWTGTVNTDGSGKYISDSIQLSCSEKTPLPCDWSTNSPLDRIFSFGEDNKQDGFILASQGVYRIVQASLCDYVCVNDATAKQVTASISGGRQGMPTFLKVLIAVLSVLGASGAIYFVRKCFCNNSAICCNDIETMLVVQR, encoded by the exons ATGTCAGGCACCCTAAACAGGAAGCAATTTGTTAAT AAGTGCAATCTGTTCTCGGCCGATCTGTTTGACATTGGATATATCAATCGTACAGTTCCTCTCCTCTGCAGTTCTTTCTCTGCACGAGGTTCCTCTCAAACTGAGCACCCCACCCACAATAATATGGACTATTGTGGGCAAGTTTGGAAACATTGCAAAAGCACAGCGATGTTGAACTCTCCTTTCCAGTCTTTCGCACCCAGAAAGGTTGGACTTACTGGTTCATCTTCCATGCTTACTGATTTTTGGCAATCAGAAGAAGACTTTTGTGTGTCACTTTCCGGCACACCAAACAACCGATTAGTATGCTTTAATGGGCATGGGGTCTCATTTAACAATAGGAGAAACGCTTCACCATCTCCTACTGGGATGTGCCTTGAGAAGATCGGTAATGGATCCTATCTTAACATGGTTGGTCACCCTGATGGGTCTAGCAAAGCCTTCTTCTCCAGACAAGATGGGAAGATATGGTTGGCCACAGTTCCTGAACAAGGAACGACAGACAGCCTACAACTTGATGAGACAATCCCATTTCTTGATCTTGCAACTAAAGGTCACCTCAGTTCGGACCTTGGACTCGTGGCTGTGGCATTTCATCCGGAATTTGTAATCAATGGACGCTTTTTTGTTTCGTACATTTGTGATGGAACTCTATCATCCAACTGTTCTGGTAGGTGTTCCTGTGATCTTGAAGTGGGGTGCGATCCTTCAAAGATCGGCTCTGATAATGGTGTTGAACCTTGCCGGTACCAACTAGTTATCTCAGAATATTCAGCAAAAGGTTCATCATCAAGCTTTTCCGAG GCAACATTTGCCGATCCATCGGAGGTCAGAAGGGTCTTTTCAATGGGGTTGCCATACGTTTCTAACCATGCGGGTCAGCTCCTTTTTGGACCTAATGATGGATGCCTGTACTTCTTTACTGGAAATGGCGGGATCAGGGGCGACCCCTTCAACTTCTCCCAGAATGGAAAATCTCTTTTAGGAAAAGTCTTGCGACTTGACGTTGATGAACTTCCAG AGATGAATGAGGTTGCTAACCAAAGCTTATGGGGTAACTATACCATTCCAAAAGACAATCCCCATACTGGTGATAGTAACTTACAGCCAGAAATTTGGGCCTGGGGTCTTGAAAACCCATGGAGGTGCAGCTTTGACTCCGTGAGGCCTTTCCACTTGTACTGTGCGGATGATGGCCAG gaacAATACAAAGTGGTAGATTTGATATCCAAGGGTGGAAACTACGGGTGGAGTGCTGCGCATGAGGACCAGGATATTCACTATCCACCTTGGGCTTCTCAAGGAACCAAACCAACAAATGGCATCTTTTTCCCAATAATGGGCTATACGGTTCCTTCTACCACCAAATATGCAGCGATAGTTGGTGGGTATGTGTACCGCGGGTCTGCTGACTCTTGCTTGTATGGAAG GTACCTATTTTCTGATATGTACTCTTGTGCCATGTGGACTGGCACGGTTAACACCGATGGCAGTGGTAAATATATCTCTGATTCCATCCAGTTGAGCTGTTCTGAGAAGACACCACTTCCTTGTGATTGGTCCACCAACAGCCCTCTCGACCGAATATTCTCGTTTGGTGAGGATAACAAGCAAGATGGCTTCATCTTGGCAAGCCAAGGTGTCTACCGGATTGTCCAGGCTAGCCTTTGTGACTATGTTTGTGTTAATGATGCAACCGCAAAACAAGTGACAGCTTCTATTTCTGGTGGTAGGCAAGGAATGCCAACATTTCTAAAAGTGCTAATAGCTGTGCTGTCAGTTTTGGGCGCATCTGGAGCTATCTATTTCGTTCGGAAATGTTTTTGCAATAACTCAGCCATATGCTGCAACGACATAGAGACTATGCTGGTGGTGCAGAGATAG
- the LOC100832171 gene encoding aspartate--tRNA ligase 2, cytoplasmic, translated as MNFCLLFPPAVAAAGNNKMSSQPGQEAPPSAADFSAATISKKALKKDARNAEKAAKNEEQALQPAAAAEDPFAENYGDVLPGEILPKAISGEPWTKVGHLDEAAVGRSVLIRARAHTIRPVGRKMAFVVLRQGMSTVQCVLVVSADAGISAQMVRFAASLPKESVVAVEGVVSLPKEDLKSATQEVEIQVRKLYCIDRADPNLPITVEDAARSESEFVRAEQTGEKLVRVGQDTRLNHRVIDLRTPANQAIFRVQYELENKFREYLSSNDFIGIHTPKLISGSSEGGAAVFKLEYNGQPACLAQSPQLHKQLAICGGFRGVFEVGPVFRAENSNTHRHLCEFVGLDAEMEIMENYFEVCDIVDGLFVELFKHLNDKCKKELQTINRQFPFEPLKYLDKTLRLSYEEGITMLKEAGTEIEHMGDLNTEAEKKLGRLVREKYDTDFFILYQYPLAVRPFYTMPCYENPLYSNSFDVFLRGEEIISGAQRIHDPELLAKRAVECGIEKSSIESYVRSFSYGTPPHGGFGVGLERVVMLFCALNNIRKTSLFPRDPQRLVP; from the exons ATGaacttttgtttgcttttcccaccggccgtcgccgctgccgggAACAACAAGATGTCTTCACAGCCCGGGCAAGAAGCCCCACCCTCCGCGGCGGacttctccgccgccaccattaGTAAGAAGGCACTAAAGAAGGATGCCAGAAACGCCGAGAAGGCGGCGAAGAACGAGGAGCAGGCGCtccagcccgccgccgccgccgaagaccCCTTCGCGGAGAACTATGGCGACGTCCTCCCCGGAGAGATCCTGCCCAAGGCGATCTCCGGCGAACCGTGGACCAAGGTTGGCCATCTCGATGAGGCCGCCGTCGGACGCTCCGTGCTGATCCGCGCGCGGGCGCATACGATCCGGCCGGTCGGCAGGAAGATGGCCTTCGTGGTGCTGCGGCAGGGCATGAGCACCGTGCAGTGCGTGCTCGTCGTcagcgccgacgccggcaTCAGCGCGCAGATGGTGCGTTTCGCCGCTTCTCTCCCCAAGGAATcggtcgtcgccgtggagggcGTCGTCTCCCTCCCCAAGGAGGACCTCAAGTCCGCCACACAAGAG GTGGAGATTCAAGTGAGGAAGCTCTATTGCATTGATAGAGCCGATCCAAACCTTCCAATAACCGTCGAGGATGCGGCAAGGAGTGAGTCGGAATTTGTAAGAGCTGAGCAA ACTGGAGAGAAGCTTGTCCGCGTTGGACAAGACACACGCTTGAACCATCGAGTTATTGATCTGCGAACACCTGCAAATCAAGCCATTTTCCGCGTGCAGTATGAACTTGAAAAC AAATTCAGGGAATATCTGTCTTCAAATGATTTTATTGGCATCCACACTCCAAAGCTGATTTCGGGATCAAGTGAAGGCGGAGCAGCAGTATTCAAGCTTGAATATAATGGTCAGCCTGCTTGTTTAGCACAATCCCCTCAGCTGCACAAGCAGTTGGCTATCTGCGGTGGGTTTAGAGGTGTATTTGAGGTTGGACCTGTGTTTAGAGCCGAAAATTCCAACACACATAGGCATCTGTGCGAGTTTGTTGGTTTGGATGCTGAAATGGAGATTATGGAGAACTATTTTGAG GTTTGCGATATTGTTGATGGCTTATTTGTTGAACTATTTAAACACTTGAATGACAAATGCAAGAAGGAGCTTCAGACAATTAATAGGCAGTTTCCATTTGAACCTCTAAAG TACCTAGATAAAACCTTGAGGCTGAGTTACGAGGAAGGAATAACAATGTTAAAG GAAGCTGGAACAGAAATTGAACATATGGGTGACCTCAATACTGAAGCTGAGAAGAAACTAGGCCGGCTTGTCAGAGAGAA GTATGATACTGATTTTTTCATTCTCTATCAATATCCTTTGGCTGTACGCCCCTTCTACACCATGCCTTGTTATGAAAACCCGCTTTACAGCAACTCTTTTGATGTCTTCCTTCGAG GCGAGGAAATCATTTCCGGAGCACAAAGAATACATGATCCCGAGCTGTTGGCCAAACGTGCGGTTGAGTGCGGAATCGAGAAGAGTTCTATTGAGTCATACGTCAGATCATTCAG TTATGGTACACCTCCTCATGGCGGGTTTGGGGTCGGCCTGGAGAGAGTGGTGATGCTGTTTTGCGCCCTAAACAACATCCGGAAGACATCGCTTTTCCCTCGTGACCCGCAGAGGCTGGTACCATAA
- the LOC100831874 gene encoding HIPL1 protein isoform X3, whose amino-acid sequence MDYCGQVWKHCKSTAMLNSPFQSFAPRKVGLTGSSSMLTDFWQSEEDFCVSLSGTPNNRLVCFNGHGVSFNNRRNASPSPTGMCLEKIGNGSYLNMVGHPDGSSKAFFSRQDGKIWLATVPEQGTTDSLQLDETIPFLDLATKGHLSSDLGLVAVAFHPEFVINGRFFVSYICDGTLSSNCSGRCSCDLEVGCDPSKIGSDNGVEPCRYQLVISEYSAKGSSSSFSEATFADPSEVRRVFSMGLPYVSNHAGQLLFGPNDGCLYFFTGNGGIRGDPFNFSQNGKSLLGKVLRLDVDELPEMNEVANQSLWGNYTIPKDNPHTGDSNLQPEIWAWGLENPWRCSFDSVRPFHLYCADDGQEQYKVVDLISKGGNYGWSAAHEDQDIHYPPWASQGTKPTNGIFFPIMGYTVPSTTKYAAIVGGYVYRGSADSCLYGRYLFSDMYSCAMWTGTVNTDGSGKYISDSIQLSCSEKTPLPCDWSTNSPLDRIFSFGEDNKQDGFILASQGVYRIVQASLCDYVCVNDATAKQVTASISGGRQGMPTFLKVLIAVLSVLGASGAIYFVRKCFCNNSAICCNDIETMLVVQR is encoded by the exons ATGGACTATTGTGGGCAAGTTTGGAAACATTGCAAAAGCACAGCGATGTTGAACTCTCCTTTCCAGTCTTTCGCACCCAGAAAGGTTGGACTTACTGGTTCATCTTCCATGCTTACTGATTTTTGGCAATCAGAAGAAGACTTTTGTGTGTCACTTTCCGGCACACCAAACAACCGATTAGTATGCTTTAATGGGCATGGGGTCTCATTTAACAATAGGAGAAACGCTTCACCATCTCCTACTGGGATGTGCCTTGAGAAGATCGGTAATGGATCCTATCTTAACATGGTTGGTCACCCTGATGGGTCTAGCAAAGCCTTCTTCTCCAGACAAGATGGGAAGATATGGTTGGCCACAGTTCCTGAACAAGGAACGACAGACAGCCTACAACTTGATGAGACAATCCCATTTCTTGATCTTGCAACTAAAGGTCACCTCAGTTCGGACCTTGGACTCGTGGCTGTGGCATTTCATCCGGAATTTGTAATCAATGGACGCTTTTTTGTTTCGTACATTTGTGATGGAACTCTATCATCCAACTGTTCTGGTAGGTGTTCCTGTGATCTTGAAGTGGGGTGCGATCCTTCAAAGATCGGCTCTGATAATGGTGTTGAACCTTGCCGGTACCAACTAGTTATCTCAGAATATTCAGCAAAAGGTTCATCATCAAGCTTTTCCGAG GCAACATTTGCCGATCCATCGGAGGTCAGAAGGGTCTTTTCAATGGGGTTGCCATACGTTTCTAACCATGCGGGTCAGCTCCTTTTTGGACCTAATGATGGATGCCTGTACTTCTTTACTGGAAATGGCGGGATCAGGGGCGACCCCTTCAACTTCTCCCAGAATGGAAAATCTCTTTTAGGAAAAGTCTTGCGACTTGACGTTGATGAACTTCCAG AGATGAATGAGGTTGCTAACCAAAGCTTATGGGGTAACTATACCATTCCAAAAGACAATCCCCATACTGGTGATAGTAACTTACAGCCAGAAATTTGGGCCTGGGGTCTTGAAAACCCATGGAGGTGCAGCTTTGACTCCGTGAGGCCTTTCCACTTGTACTGTGCGGATGATGGCCAG gaacAATACAAAGTGGTAGATTTGATATCCAAGGGTGGAAACTACGGGTGGAGTGCTGCGCATGAGGACCAGGATATTCACTATCCACCTTGGGCTTCTCAAGGAACCAAACCAACAAATGGCATCTTTTTCCCAATAATGGGCTATACGGTTCCTTCTACCACCAAATATGCAGCGATAGTTGGTGGGTATGTGTACCGCGGGTCTGCTGACTCTTGCTTGTATGGAAG GTACCTATTTTCTGATATGTACTCTTGTGCCATGTGGACTGGCACGGTTAACACCGATGGCAGTGGTAAATATATCTCTGATTCCATCCAGTTGAGCTGTTCTGAGAAGACACCACTTCCTTGTGATTGGTCCACCAACAGCCCTCTCGACCGAATATTCTCGTTTGGTGAGGATAACAAGCAAGATGGCTTCATCTTGGCAAGCCAAGGTGTCTACCGGATTGTCCAGGCTAGCCTTTGTGACTATGTTTGTGTTAATGATGCAACCGCAAAACAAGTGACAGCTTCTATTTCTGGTGGTAGGCAAGGAATGCCAACATTTCTAAAAGTGCTAATAGCTGTGCTGTCAGTTTTGGGCGCATCTGGAGCTATCTATTTCGTTCGGAAATGTTTTTGCAATAACTCAGCCATATGCTGCAACGACATAGAGACTATGCTGGTGGTGCAGAGATAG
- the LOC100831874 gene encoding HIPL1 protein isoform X1 codes for MSGLERMAALQLAPLLVLLLLCSSSVPLHEASPLCTDMREPVVLNVTLKFCGNDAGRGCCDAAADDALQAQFEAMDVEPADGQCARLVKSMLCSKCNLFSADLFDIGYINRTVPLLCSSFSARGSSQTEHPTHNNMDYCGQVWKHCKSTAMLNSPFQSFAPRKVGLTGSSSMLTDFWQSEEDFCVSLSGTPNNRLVCFNGHGVSFNNRRNASPSPTGMCLEKIGNGSYLNMVGHPDGSSKAFFSRQDGKIWLATVPEQGTTDSLQLDETIPFLDLATKGHLSSDLGLVAVAFHPEFVINGRFFVSYICDGTLSSNCSGRCSCDLEVGCDPSKIGSDNGVEPCRYQLVISEYSAKGSSSSFSEATFADPSEVRRVFSMGLPYVSNHAGQLLFGPNDGCLYFFTGNGGIRGDPFNFSQNGKSLLGKVLRLDVDELPEMNEVANQSLWGNYTIPKDNPHTGDSNLQPEIWAWGLENPWRCSFDSVRPFHLYCADDGQEQYKVVDLISKGGNYGWSAAHEDQDIHYPPWASQGTKPTNGIFFPIMGYTVPSTTKYAAIVGGYVYRGSADSCLYGRYLFSDMYSCAMWTGTVNTDGSGKYISDSIQLSCSEKTPLPCDWSTNSPLDRIFSFGEDNKQDGFILASQGVYRIVQASLCDYVCVNDATAKQVTASISGGRQGMPTFLKVLIAVLSVLGASGAIYFVRKCFCNNSAICCNDIETMLVVQR; via the exons ATGTCCGGCCTTGAGAGAATGGCGGCGCTCCAGCTCGCTCCTCTGCTCGTCTTGCTCCTGCTCTGTTCCAGCTCGGTTCCTCTCCACGAAGCATCGCCGCTCTGCACGGACATGA GGGAACCCGTGGTGCTGAACGTGACGCTCAAGTTCTGCGGAAATGACGCCGGCCGCGGCTGCTGCGACGCCGCGGCCGACGACGCGCTCCAGGCGCAGTTCGAGGCCATGGACGTGGAACCGGCGGATGGCCAGTGCGCCCGTCTCGTCAAGTCCATGCTctgctcg AAGTGCAATCTGTTCTCGGCCGATCTGTTTGACATTGGATATATCAATCGTACAGTTCCTCTCCTCTGCAGTTCTTTCTCTGCACGAGGTTCCTCTCAAACTGAGCACCCCACCCACAATAATATGGACTATTGTGGGCAAGTTTGGAAACATTGCAAAAGCACAGCGATGTTGAACTCTCCTTTCCAGTCTTTCGCACCCAGAAAGGTTGGACTTACTGGTTCATCTTCCATGCTTACTGATTTTTGGCAATCAGAAGAAGACTTTTGTGTGTCACTTTCCGGCACACCAAACAACCGATTAGTATGCTTTAATGGGCATGGGGTCTCATTTAACAATAGGAGAAACGCTTCACCATCTCCTACTGGGATGTGCCTTGAGAAGATCGGTAATGGATCCTATCTTAACATGGTTGGTCACCCTGATGGGTCTAGCAAAGCCTTCTTCTCCAGACAAGATGGGAAGATATGGTTGGCCACAGTTCCTGAACAAGGAACGACAGACAGCCTACAACTTGATGAGACAATCCCATTTCTTGATCTTGCAACTAAAGGTCACCTCAGTTCGGACCTTGGACTCGTGGCTGTGGCATTTCATCCGGAATTTGTAATCAATGGACGCTTTTTTGTTTCGTACATTTGTGATGGAACTCTATCATCCAACTGTTCTGGTAGGTGTTCCTGTGATCTTGAAGTGGGGTGCGATCCTTCAAAGATCGGCTCTGATAATGGTGTTGAACCTTGCCGGTACCAACTAGTTATCTCAGAATATTCAGCAAAAGGTTCATCATCAAGCTTTTCCGAG GCAACATTTGCCGATCCATCGGAGGTCAGAAGGGTCTTTTCAATGGGGTTGCCATACGTTTCTAACCATGCGGGTCAGCTCCTTTTTGGACCTAATGATGGATGCCTGTACTTCTTTACTGGAAATGGCGGGATCAGGGGCGACCCCTTCAACTTCTCCCAGAATGGAAAATCTCTTTTAGGAAAAGTCTTGCGACTTGACGTTGATGAACTTCCAG AGATGAATGAGGTTGCTAACCAAAGCTTATGGGGTAACTATACCATTCCAAAAGACAATCCCCATACTGGTGATAGTAACTTACAGCCAGAAATTTGGGCCTGGGGTCTTGAAAACCCATGGAGGTGCAGCTTTGACTCCGTGAGGCCTTTCCACTTGTACTGTGCGGATGATGGCCAG gaacAATACAAAGTGGTAGATTTGATATCCAAGGGTGGAAACTACGGGTGGAGTGCTGCGCATGAGGACCAGGATATTCACTATCCACCTTGGGCTTCTCAAGGAACCAAACCAACAAATGGCATCTTTTTCCCAATAATGGGCTATACGGTTCCTTCTACCACCAAATATGCAGCGATAGTTGGTGGGTATGTGTACCGCGGGTCTGCTGACTCTTGCTTGTATGGAAG GTACCTATTTTCTGATATGTACTCTTGTGCCATGTGGACTGGCACGGTTAACACCGATGGCAGTGGTAAATATATCTCTGATTCCATCCAGTTGAGCTGTTCTGAGAAGACACCACTTCCTTGTGATTGGTCCACCAACAGCCCTCTCGACCGAATATTCTCGTTTGGTGAGGATAACAAGCAAGATGGCTTCATCTTGGCAAGCCAAGGTGTCTACCGGATTGTCCAGGCTAGCCTTTGTGACTATGTTTGTGTTAATGATGCAACCGCAAAACAAGTGACAGCTTCTATTTCTGGTGGTAGGCAAGGAATGCCAACATTTCTAAAAGTGCTAATAGCTGTGCTGTCAGTTTTGGGCGCATCTGGAGCTATCTATTTCGTTCGGAAATGTTTTTGCAATAACTCAGCCATATGCTGCAACGACATAGAGACTATGCTGGTGGTGCAGAGATAG